The Montipora foliosa isolate CH-2021 chromosome 1, ASM3666993v2, whole genome shotgun sequence DNA segment AAAGTCAGTTTACAGATCATGTTATCTtctgttgttttcttgttgttctttCGACAAAATGCAGGTAAGACTTGCAATTTTTCATTATATCGTGGAAGACAGGAAGCGAGTAACTGTGATATATCTAACAGCGTTTACAGCGTTCCGAGTGTCCAAAGTTATATTACGCTTGCTGATTGGTCAAAACTCTCACGCAGCTTTCTGACCCCTGAAAAgatgctattagtctctcccctatgggcttttcaggactaatttacaatgctttacGGGGGTTTTTAGCCGGCATGCTtattacgcagtttacaatttattttggGAAGTGAAAGATACTCCcttccagataaggtcagaccacaacaccggggactacgtcccccaCGCTTATCGattagtgagtgggttctttaatgtcccatactatttaatttccaacaagggttatgagacgggacctccagtttacagtccttatcccagaagacttcaaagtctaaccatttgcagatgttttACAAAGcgggcagcactttctcctcagttattttaagactttgagtgttggtccggcgggagtcgaactcacgacctttcgcatggcagcccgatgctcaaccaacctgagccaccggtgcgcagtagaaaaaaaaatagagataATTGGCCGGTGCCTCGGCCAATTTGGGCATGAATCAGTTGTTAGCATGCTCTTTTGCGTGGTTAGTTCCGGTGACACGAAAgattaagattaaaaattaaccaattaaggagtttatttctctactcccaaatgctgttcaacgctgatattcggcaaaacatTGCAACGAatgaagtcaatcttgaaaaactaaaataagcaaaagaaaccctcaccaaaaagttgaaaacgtgaaccaaaggtttacgctaatcctggattaagttaatcggctttcgaaaaaccCGTCCCTGGAGTCCTAATTGGTTCCTTGGATTACCTCTATTTCCGTTTGGTTTGGTCCGCTCGTGTCCAGAAATTGCACACCCAATTGTGATATCCAAGTTTTCCTCTAGGTCTAAACATGCAACGATTGGCTGCAGTGTACACCGGCCAGATGTCACGCGCCTTAAAAACCAGAACCAAAGAACATTCTAAAGCGGCCGCGTGTTTTGACAAAAACTCTCAACTGGCCCAACATTCCCAAAccttgattttgaaaacgtgtcaaTTCTTCACATCTGTCCCCAATGGAACCAGCGGTTGTTTTTGGAAGCGTGGTATTCTAATAAGGAAGAGAACTCAGTCAACGAGGACGCTGAGTTTCCACGCGTGTACCTCAATCTCAAGAATTTGTAGAAAATTTTTTGGCACACGCGTTATTGTCACCTACTTGCCTATTTTACCATCGTTAGTCATATTTGCATacgtaactgatgaaggtcatcGAAGTGATCGAaacgttttactttttaaaaactttttaatcGGTGTCAACGCTGCAATTTCGTTTTATATCATGCCTGATTACAACCATTATCATTCTACCTGTTTTCAGCTATAAaatcagggttagggttatgtTTTGTTTAGGGAAAATGCAGCTGTGTATCTCTAATTGAGGATCGGAGTTTAGAGAACATTTTGTGACGTTGATTGCCCCTATTCTCCGACGCGAACTTTGTTGAAGTTAGGGGAAAGAGATAAGGGGACACTTCGAGATGCTtatcagcaacaacaacaacaacaacaacaacaacaacaacaacaacagcaacaacaacgacaTTGTGCTGGATTTGCATGACTTTAACAATACAGCATTGCAAAAGCGTCGAAAGCATGATAATTACAGTAAATTAGTTATCAGGGTGCATCATCTGATTAGGCGAGATTAAAATATCataaattttattcaatattcCAAACAAGGGTCCTATCAATTTGTCCTTCATTTCAAAGCAAGAGATGAGATGAACACAATTAATTGAAGGTTAATACAGTAATCATTAGAATTCATTAGCTGTGATAGAGCAGTtctcaaatgagtgtcgtaaaaccaaaaccaaattaattactttgaccaatcaaaaaggacggagacaatccagtaaaccaatcaaaactcgaagtaattacacgtcgCCGACACAAAGctcgggaaaatgtgcacgcgcgcgccacgattggttttggtttcacttctgattggttgaaaaagtggcgcgagaactttgaaccaatcactgagtgaagtaatgcaaaactaaagcaattcgctaattactttccacactcaattgaaaaccgctctatcaaaatcttgtgcatctaattacttcCATTCCTGAACATAGCCGTTTGATCACGGCAAGCCGACGTCCTTTATGATAATCAGTCATCTTTTGTTTAAGTCGTGGTTCTTCTTAAATCACCTGTTGGTTGATAtttgctttttcttcttttaaaaattCAGAAAGCAGGCCCATAGTGTCCCCATTTTACAAGCCTCCTCCAGGACAAGAGTACGAGAAGATAAATGCTATAAGAGGTAAATTAAACAAGGAATTACGtgttttattggttttgtgataTTTGACTCGTTCTCCTGAATGTCTTGGAATGTTGCTGGCGCTGTGCGCTCGATCTACTCCGAGTGACATCAACTTCATTCCGAGGGTTGCCGAAGGGAATCTGCGATGACGACGGAATtccattcttttctttcaaaataaagATCATACCTATGAAGAATTctacggaaaaggaaagaagaacaAGATAAGTCATACAGCCAAAAAATCTCTCTCGTCATCCAGCATGAAACTGACACGAGAAGGTAAGGAGAGGGCTTTTGGCTTTTAGTATTTAGCGATAACTTGCTGGCCTAAATTTGAGTAAGCTCCTCAGGACAATACTTAGACCGGAGATCAGGCTGTGAAGTGGCTAAAACTAAGTTGAATCCTGTGAGCACACAACTATCCAGGATTAACAAATCTGAAGAAATAAGACATTTATTTAGAAAAGGGAAAGCATGAATTTACTCGAGAAAGCTTTTGAAACTTTGCAAGCATTCAAATTGCTTCAATGTTACTTTTTCCCGGTTGCTTTAGATCATGATTTAGACTTGGGAGAGCTGACCATTTCTCAGTGGAATTTAAGTGAAATTAACATCTAACACAGTAAAGGCATTGAAAAACCTCTCTTGCTGAGGTAACGCCTAAATACTGTGTCTATTAGAATGATATTAATTGCTGTGATGCATGAATTGGAAATTTTTTGGATCAAATTGAGACATGAGTATGATGTTCATACTGCCAAACGTACTGTGCTCGTAAAAGGTACATCTTGTAAATTTTGCTTGCTTTGATTCTTGGAGATTTCGCTTCCCACCACAACTTGGCAAAACTTGAATCGGTGATACGTTATATGAGCTTTTACTGGAGATTTagagagccaatcagaatatTCCTTAGGAAAGATACGATTAACAATTGACAAATCATTTTGATAGCTTTATTAAAGGCAACATCGGCTCAAACCACCGCACTTGTTGCTGCTGCCGAGGCCGCGCGTTCTTCCCTGGAGATCTCGGAACTAGCTCAAAAGGCCCAGGACATCTCGGTGAAAAGGGCACTGTGGGCACTGAAAACTATTAAAGTTGCAGCAAAAGCCGAGGAAGTGGCAGTGAACGCAATACAAACGATGTTCATCTAAACTTCTGCATTGCATGTATAACGAAATATGCTACGTATAAACACTACAATGAGAAGGAAAGACGTGTGATGGTTGATGCCCAACTGTGCAGGAGGATAGAGGaactttttgtttttaacaaaacTGTGGCGCTTGGTCGGTGAGGATTGACACGAAAGTTTGGTCTTTTCAAACGATTGATTCAGTAGATTAGATTCTTGAGCCGACGTTTCGAGCGCTGGCCCTTTGTCCGAGCGAGTCCTATATCACTCAGTAAGTACTCTATCGCTTAATTCAGCACTTTCGACGTACAGTGGAAAGTCGTTCTGACGACAGGCTAGCTCTTGAAACGTCAGTTTACAAATCTTTCTTACAATGGTTAATTTACCTTTCttaaagcagttttcaaatgactgtcgaaagtaattacgccattgcaattgctacgcttggtgattggtttaaaaacctCGCACCTGTTTATCATTCAATAAGAGCGTAAACCGAAACCgatcgcgacttgcacgcgcgaacggtagtagccaaaacgcggggccggggtcggggtgtctctttttattttattttttttgtttcaatttttatcgttattctcttgTAGTGTTATTTTCGCATGATCGGAATCTTTCCTTCAtctatggtggaaattagtcaaaattAAGGAAACTACCCCGATCGCGACCCCGACACCGACCTCGGAAACGGCCCCGGTCCCGGCCCCGGTCCCGGCCCAGTGTTTTAACTACTGCCCGCCCGAACACGAGAGCAAACTTATTTCCACAGTGTGGCTCGAAGttcaacatgatttttaaataaaatctacCATGGGGTATGGAGATCTGTTATCTCACTTCATCATCTCTTGTTCAAATAAACTAAATGGGACACTGAAGTAAATTTCGCATGAATTATTCGGCATAAAATCTACAATGAGAAAGACGCCATTAATAAAATAGCCTCAtgatggttagagtgctcgactccggatcgagtggtccgggttcgggtcctcgctgggaacattgtgttgtgttcttgggcaagacactttactctcacggtgcatctctccacccaggtgtataaatgggtaccagcgaattgctgcggtaaccctgtgatggactagcatctcatccaggggagaggagtagaaatactcctagtcgcttcatgctaatgaaaccggagataagtgccggcctgattgagccttctggctcgtaagcagagacttaaATTTACTTTTGAGGTTCAACAGTGTATTAAGGGAGGGGAGGGAAGAGATGcagatgagaaaaaaaagacaGTGTTGGTGATCACAATTGCCTTTCACTGCGCTTCCTTCGCACCCACAATCGTAAAAATTACTTTATGTAGAGTGTAACGGCATTTGTCCATTTTGATAAGATAACAAGCCATTGTTGTTACTCTATATGACTGGCAGTGACTCCCTAAGGTGtcgaaaaatattttgtcaatgCAACGATTAAAAATGGGACTTTTTTCCCTTGAAAAGCAGTGACCGTAGTTAGTCAACGTTTTCCGTTGTCGTTGACAACGTTTGTCCTGGACATGCAAACTACGGTCTGGCACCCCGGTAGGGCACAGTTTGTTAAGCGGGCAGGGTTATAAGTCGATGTGTCCAACAGTAacgttgacaaccgaggaattaaaaaatagATTAAATCACgttgaatctggaaaaaaagcaCTGGAAGGAAGTGACTAGTGATGGCAATAATTAATgtaaggctttttaattgataaTTTTCTCTTAGAACTATCTTATTAagccttttatcgggattcacagacaaatccttatattttggTCGACCATGTTGGCTTTCTCTCACACTGAACCCAGGGCGCTTGTGCAGGCAGCAGCTTCCCATTTGTCGTTTCACTTGAACGCAAAAGTAGCCGTTAACTACCCTTGAGAAGCTATCAGCTATcagcaccggtggctcagttggttgaccaccggactgtcacgcgggaggtcgtgagttcaactccggccggaccaacattcagggtctttaaataactgaggagaaagtgctgcctttgtaattacatctgcaaatggttagactctctagtcttctcggataaggacgataagccggaggtcccgtctcacaacccattcaatgttcataatcctgtgggacgtaaaagaacccgcacacttgtcgcaa contains these protein-coding regions:
- the LOC137975251 gene encoding uncharacterized protein yields the protein MVEAKVSLQIMLSSVVFLLFFRQNAESRPIVSPFYKPPPGQEYEKINAIRDHTYEEFYGKGKKNKISHTAKKSLSSSSMKLTREALLKATSAQTTALVAAAEAARSSLEISELAQKAQDISVKRALWALKTIKVAAKAEEVAVNAIQTMFI